CACTGAGGCTGTCCTtgggcccctgccctggcctcttccctcccttctacccctcatcctccctcttccctttgggGGAACTCACCACAGCCAGAGAGGAAGAGCAGGTCCCCTgaaaagaggcaggaaggacccttgTAGGGCTCCCCATCCAGCAAGTAGACCAGATGGCCTTGTGTGTGGCCAGGGGTGGCTAGAGCCCGGATCTGAAGCCGTCCCACACTCACCACATCTTGATGACACAGGGGACTGAGGAGCAAGGCAACAGGGGAGAGAAGGTACTAGAGCTTATGCCAACCTGGTCCTGCCTTACCTGAGGCTCAAGGGGCTGGGAAATTTGCAGGAGTCGGGGCTTCCACACCAGAAAGAGAAGGCACCCCCAGTGCCTAAGACTTCAGATCCAaaccctcccctcttcctgcttTGGGGATCATGGCTCAATCAgttggggggggtgggcagtgccaGTCTTCAAATGGGCTGTGATCTGCTCTCTAAAGGCCAGGAGAGGCATCAGCAAAATACTCGACTGAAAGTTGAGGGATGGGTCCAAAGAAGTGCCATCCCAGCCCTGGGTCAGGGACTTACTGGGTGAGGTAGGGGATGCCGTCCTGAGGGCTCCCGTACACCCGACAGTCCTGGTGCCGCCGGCTGAGGTCACGGTTCCCTCCACTGTGGTCCCTGTAGACAGCAGGGACAGGGAGGGCTTTGAGGGGTAACTGCACTAGGCCTCCTCGCCTCCTCTTCCCGTGGCATCTCCGGGCCTGTGAGCCCTGGATGTCCTGGCTGCTGGACTGAGCCGAGCTGTCCATACCTCCGGGCCTTTGTTTAAGCTGTTTCCTTTCTCAGAAAGTCACCccgaccctcccaccccccacaccctgccAGCCCCCATCACCGGCCAATGTCAACTGATCTTTCTGGactccctcagctcctgggtcACCAGCTCCTAATTCTTCCAAGTGGATCTGATTATGCCCCACCTGGTGCCCACCACCCCCTATACCCTGTGCCAACTGCCACTGTTGTCATCGTTTGTCATTGTTGTACACTTTCATGCATGGCTGTCTCCCCTGTTGCACTGTCATCttcttgagagagagaagagatcacAAGGTCTATCCATGCCCGGGGCACAGCAGGCGTGTAAGAAGTACCCATGGAACATGGAACGAGAGATAAGtgtctgccctgccctcctctgggGCTTCAGGAGCCTGATAAGTGGAGCAGTGGGAGgccactgccctccctctctgctaGGGCCCCGGTTCTTCATGAGGTGTGGTGGCCCCCGTCCTGacctcctgacccccagcccgGCCTGACCTTATGGAGCTCAGACCTAACAAGATGAGCCGGGTAAGAGTCAGCTAGGGAAGAGCATGAGTACCTGGACCCCCACCCAGCTCCTTACCAGTGTTTGTGGGTGCAGAGAATGGCAACCAAGGTCACACCTTCCTTTTCAATGGAAGCCTGGAAGAGAGAGAAGTTACTGAGACGGAGGAACAGGGCACAGAGGGAGGctccaggcagagagagataggggcgtgggtgctgggtggagaggagaggaaaagagaggagggaggggtgagggagaagaagggatgagagagagaggtagagccAGAGAATgcgaagggggtgggaggaaagggctgggggaggggaggtgggagctgaGACCCAGCATGGGCGCACAGGAGAggcgaggaggtggaggagaggggaggagagacataAGCACACACAGGAATAAGAAAtgggagggaaagatggagagtCCCGGATGCTGACAGACAGCggtgaggagagaagaaagagggcCAGAAAGAGAGCCACAGAGAATGAGAGACCCACAGCCCTGCGTCAGCATCGCTCTCTTGGGGTCTGGTTCCCTTGCTGCTGCCCTCCCCGCTTCCTCCAGTTAAGCCCTGGACACCCACCGACCCTGCCCCAGGCTGTGGTTGTGGGGGTTTCTGTGTGTGAGCGCATGTGGAGGGGGCACGTCCCATTGGCAGAGAGACCAGGATCAGCCCTTCTCTAGTAAAGGGTAGCTGCTAGTCCCCGAGGTGACCCCAGGGATCGCTGCCCCTCACCTGCACGGCCTGAGGGTCTGAAGGGTCCACAGCCACAGCCAGCCGGGCCTGGGTGTCGATGATGAGGTAGCTGTAATTGTCCGAGAGGACAGGGATGGGAAGCACCTTCACTCCTGGGGACAGAAGTGGGTTGTGGGTGAGGTGACAGGCAGGGAGCCCAGCAGTTGGGGGTACGTGACAGGGAGTAGACAGGGAGGGTAGTGGGCGAAGCTGGGGGTGAGAGCTTACCGTTGAAGAGGCGGGGCTGGGTTCTGGAATGGCCTTTGGGGTAGCGATTCCGAGCCCTGCGCAGCTGCTGTCGGTAGAAGAGGTACCCAAGCCAGGTGCGGGTGTACAGGCTGTACCTGCAGGGAGGGATGTCCGTGCTCAGCCCCGCACCCCCGACCTTCCGTGAGGCCCAGGCCCCGTGTCTCCCCTCCGCTGGCCACCCCTGAGTCAATGCAACGCCACCATCACTTATTGTGTGCCTACTGTTTGCCCTGCTCAGTACTCAGGACAAGATGGAGAACAAGACAGACACACCCTGCTTGCAGCCCATCAGGGAGAGGTGAAGAATTCCGACAGACTCCTGGAGTGTGAGTTTTTTCAGTGAAAGGGGTGGAGGAGTCAGGAAGCTGAAAGAGGTGAGAAGTCTATTTCAGGAAGAGCAGCGATGCATCACAATGATGCCAGGGAATGCTGAACCACCTGGAAAAGGAGCCtgggaatttgcatttctctaataaccTCAGGTGATGGCAACgctgctggcccagggaccaCAACTTGGAGAACCACTGCGGTAGAGGGAACTATAAtagcagacagcagggcttgtTGAGGGAATCTAGAAAGTTCGGTTTGGCTGTTTggtggaggaagcagggagagatgAGGTTGGATGGGCTGACCACACTTCCTCCCTCTTCTGGCCACTCTGCCAGGCCATCCCAGGCAACACAGTGAAAAGGCTGCAAAAAGGATGTGGGCTTTGTAAGTGACAGAGCCCTCCAGATACAGAATGCAGCACGCAGGGCCAGCTTCACCGGTGCGGCCCCTGCTTGGTTTGATGTTCTGCTGTTCCCATCTTGAAATCCATAATGATTTTACCTTTGACCTTGTGTGAAGTCTGATGGGACAACAGAACATGCACACAAGCATAGGTGATACACACAAAACATGTATGTTCTGTTCCTTGCTCCCCCATACACATACCGTGTTTGCAATGCCCCAGGAGCACAGAATTCTGGCAGACCTGTTATGTGTGGGAATTCAACCAGACTCAACGTGATACAAGTTGAGTTTCCATCTACAATTGAGTGATGGGGGCACTGACTGTCCGGAGAGGCCACACCTTCAGTCCAAACCAGAATCTGCTTCAAAGGCATAAAGAAAGCAGTGGGGTTCTAAGAAACACAAATGACCAAGGAACCCTACCACATCCTTCCTTACGCAAGTTACGCCCCTGTATGATTCAACCAACTAAGCTGCAAATGATGCtacagaaggaaagggaaagggggtcACCGATCTGTCCTCTTCTTTTCATCGGTCCTTCCTGGCTCATCCATGAGCTGAAGGTAGAGTGTGAAGGTAGAACATGGTGTGTcaagaggtaaaataaaaacagttgagccctgacaggtttgactcagtggatagagcatcggcctgcggactgaagggtcccaggttcgattctggtcaaggacatgtaccttggttgcggtcacatccctagtggggggtgtgcaggaggcagctgatcgatgtttctctctcatcgatgtttctaactctctctctccctctctgtaaaaaaccaatataatatatttaaaacaaaacaaacaaacaaaaaaccagttGAGTTAGTTTTGTGCAGCGTTCCAGTGGTTTGGTCAGAACAAAACACATATTTCTACACAAGCTGAGAAATGTGAACTATGTAGTTCCAGTGATTCCACATGGGAGTTAAATGTCCTCACATTTGCATTTAAAGCCGGTACTGTCccatataaaaattaatggaaaaattcGTGCTAGTCTGATTGttagggtgtggggagggggttgaggtGCAGGCGTGACCACTCTTCAGGCCCTTCGTAAAGAACTAGCTGATTTGTCTACAATTTGTTCAAAACCAGGCAGGTTCCTGTGACAATTCGGCAGATGTGACTTAGCCAAAGTCAATCACTGCAGCCCCTGGTTGTGTGCTCATGCACTTGTATTGATTGGGAATTTCGACACACAATGGAGGGGTTTTGTCATCCTTTGTGACTTTATATCCATTTTTCATAGgccctctttctcttttatttttaaattatttttttcaattacagtttacattcaatattattttgtattagttttgggTGTACAGCATATGGTTAGACAAGTATATACTAAGTGTCTCACCTCACATCACACATAGTTagcacaatattattgactgtattccctatgctgcactttacatccctgtgactattttgtgactaccagtctgttcttcttttttaaaaatatgtttctattgatttttttagagaaagaggaagggagagggagagagagaaacatcaacatgagagagaaacatctatcagctgtctcctgcatgcaccctcacaaccaggaattgagcctgcaccctgggcatgtgccctgaccaggaattgaaccggtgacctttcggtgcactgGATGACACTCAAACAATGCAGCCATACTGGCCAagactgttgttgttgttgttgtttaatcagTTTCAGCCACTTCGTACTTTCTCACTCAGTCACCAGTATTTAGTGAGGCCTTGTGATTATCCTGCTCTGGGCACACAGTGAGTAGGCAGAGTCAGCGTCCTCTTgcagcttatattctagtgggacAGACAGGACAATAAACGTAGTGCCAAGGGCAGAGGAGGATGACAGGAGCTATTTTAGATACCAGAGTCAAGGAAGGCCTTTCTGGAGCTGACTTTCCAAGAAGAAGGGAGCAGGTCAAGTGAGAATCTGGGGAAAGCTCTCCAAGAACCGGACAGGAGGAAGTGCAGACGCcctgagggaagaagggagggagctgtgggagctGCAGATTCTCGTGGGTGTGTCAGTGATGACAAAGAGCTGGCTCGGGAGATGCCCAACCTGAGGGGATTGGTGGGAACAAACTAATTATCCTGGATTGGATTCTAGaccagaaaaagaacattagtgGGACAATAGGTGAAATTTCAATAAGGTCTGGAGAGTAGTTAATAATTTAGATTgatgttaatttcttagtttttgaTAACAGTACTGTGGTTATGAAAGAAGTTAACATTCAAGGGAGGTGGGTGAGGGGCATGTGGGAATACTGTGTACTATTTTTGCAAgtctgaaataatttcaaaatgaaaagttaaaaattaatcaccttatataataaaagcctaatatgctaagtgtccagtcatccagtcagccactcaaccaatcaaagtgtaatatgctaatgaaatgctaaggctgctcaacagctcactatgacatgcactgactatcagggggcaaacgctctaaccagtaggttagtttgctgctggggtctggctgatctggactgagcgagatgggctggacatgccctggagccctctcgtggtccctccccggctggccaacctcctgtgtccctccccggccccaaccGTGCAccggtgggtcccttggcctggcctgcgccatctcacaatccaggctgagggactccccacccgcccagtgcaggaattttgtgcaccgggcctctagtaaataagtaagtttttaaaatcctACTTTCCTCTGGGCTCCGAAACCACCTCACATCCGTGCTTGGAGACCTGCTCCTGAGAGCTTGGGCAAGTCAGTGGTCCCACAGGCCAGCTCCTCGTCCTCAGCATGCTGCCAGGACTTACCCCTGCAGTGCTGTGTGAGGACTAAGTGACATAAAACAAGGTAACAAACGGTAATCCTCAGGGCCCGGCAGTGGAAAGTGTTGAGCAACTGTTGTTTCCTTCCCACATTCAGCCAGGCGCCCCTCACAGCTGCTAGCAGGAGGCGTCCACACCTGGGAGGGGCTGCTCAGTGCTCCCTGCGTTCCCTTTCTGCATCCTCATATGTGCTTTGTCCCCCAACGAAGGTCAAGATCCACGAGGACAGGGGCTGTGCATTAAGAAGCCGCAGTAAACAAGGCCCCTCtctttcatttgctttttcaGCAAATATTCATTGCACGTGCCAGGCAGGGTACAAGCAGCAGAGAACCCGGCAGCTGGGTTGCTGCCAGCATAGTGAGTGGCGCGGCCAACAGACCCAACTGGAAAACCAGTCAACAAACAAGCAGTGAACTACAGCTGGTGACGGAAGGGAAGAGGTCCATCTTACTGTGgacagggtggtcagggaaggcctcttcTCCACGGGCAACCTTCGAGCTGGGAATGGACAGGCGAGAGGGAGCCAGCAGTGCAGACAGCCTGGGTGGTGCAGCACCAAGGTCCTGagcaggcaggagtggggtgTGTCCTCGGAGCCTCCAGAAGGCCGAGGCAGGGCCAG
This Eptesicus fuscus isolate TK198812 chromosome 11, DD_ASM_mEF_20220401, whole genome shotgun sequence DNA region includes the following protein-coding sequences:
- the PNKD gene encoding probable hydrolase PNKD produces the protein MAWLGWPAPCLWVASCGLLLVLVLLLSPRSRRARRTLRCLFMARSKRLLFRIGYSLYTRTWLGYLFYRQQLRRARNRYPKGHSRTQPRLFNGVKVLPIPVLSDNYSYLIIDTQARLAVAVDPSDPQAVQASIEKEGVTLVAILCTHKHWDHSGGNRDLSRRHQDCRVYGSPQDGIPYLTHPLCHQDVVSVGRLQIRALATPGHTQGHLVYLLDGEPYKGPSCLFSGDLLFLSGCGRTFEGTAETMLSSLDTVLGLEDDTLLWPGHEYAEENLGFAGVVEPENLARERKMQWVQRQRMERKSTCPSTLGEERSYNPFLRTHCLVLQETVGPGLGPAEDDGCSRAQLLEKLRRLKDLHKSK